A region of Flavobacteriales bacterium DNA encodes the following proteins:
- a CDS encoding DUF1801 domain-containing protein — MAEIKTQKNNESVNAFIDKVEHVGRRNDALEILEMMITITKEKPKMWGTSIIGFGDVRYKYASGREGDWFKVGFSPRKANISLYLMGCDISKADSILSRLGKYKTGKGCLYINKLSDVDTDVLEELIKEGFENGHIGTEQH, encoded by the coding sequence ATGGCAGAAATTAAAACACAAAAAAATAACGAAAGTGTTAACGCTTTTATTGATAAAGTTGAACACGTTGGTAGGCGTAACGATGCTTTAGAAATTTTAGAAATGATGATAACCATTACCAAAGAAAAACCAAAAATGTGGGGAACCAGTATTATTGGTTTTGGCGATGTTCGGTATAAATATGCTAGTGGTCGTGAGGGTGATTGGTTTAAAGTAGGATTTTCACCACGTAAGGCAAATATATCATTGTATTTAATGGGCTGCGACATTTCCAAAGCCGACAGCATACTAAGTAGATTGGGTAAGTATAAAACAGGAAAAGGTTGTTTATACATTAACAAATTAAGTGATGTGGACACTGATGTTTTAGAAGAGCTAATTAAAGAAGGTTTTGAAAATGGTCACATTGGCACAGAACAACATTAA
- a CDS encoding group III truncated hemoglobin, translating into MRDIETKEDLACLMEAFYSKMLKDEIVGYIFTDVAKLDLKKHLPSLTNFWENMLLNANGYKKDVMGIHLNLNKQENLKSEHFERWLLLLSETVNEQFYGETANKMLKNAQNIAKMMQIKLKM; encoded by the coding sequence TTGAGAGATATTGAAACCAAAGAAGATTTAGCTTGTTTAATGGAAGCCTTTTACAGTAAAATGCTAAAAGACGAGATTGTGGGCTACATTTTTACTGATGTGGCAAAACTTGATTTAAAAAAGCACCTTCCATCGTTAACCAATTTTTGGGAAAACATGTTGCTAAATGCCAACGGATACAAAAAAGATGTAATGGGCATTCACCTAAACTTAAACAAACAAGAGAATCTAAAATCAGAACATTTTGAACGTTGGTTATTGTTGTTGTCAGAAACCGTAAATGAGCAATTTTATGGCGAAACAGCTAACAAAATGCTTAAAAATGCTCAAAATATTGCCAAAATGATGCAAATTAAGCTGAAAATGTGA
- a CDS encoding T9SS type A sorting domain-containing protein yields MKKIYNLFLGLMIVGTAANAQVVFQSNLSSWSGGLPTDWMGSSTSITAANVTEVTAEMYGTSAAKLKNTAGSSSHKRFSTKTVNVDLSGTYEIKMWVKASAGQLRTNYYNPGSNGYGTYNSYIDLATASAGQLVMLTQTVTVSGTTDSAQFILSIHSTDGINDIIVDSVVITNTAPPVATPYTINQIQFTTTPPYDSPHNTEYVQTSGVVTAVQYNGYYLQDGNGPWNGVFVLDFTNIPSLGDVVTITGTVDEYFNYTTIKNIINYNAVAGGTIPTPQSLTTFGANDEQYEGVLVKVMNATCNADTATNGFGEWTINDGSGDLRVDNKMYTYAPTISTAYNVTGVMDYSFSIFKLLPRNAGDVSVATSIDEINDIKVSVYPNPVQNQINFELSTSNYAVRIIDITGKTISNTTSIANKLKVNTSSLNNGIYFYTILNDNGNVITTNKFIVAK; encoded by the coding sequence ATGAAAAAAATCTACAACTTATTTTTAGGGCTAATGATTGTTGGAACTGCTGCCAATGCGCAAGTGGTTTTTCAAAGTAATCTTAGTTCATGGTCGGGCGGCTTACCTACCGACTGGATGGGATCATCGACAAGTATAACAGCTGCGAATGTTACTGAAGTAACAGCAGAAATGTACGGAACAAGTGCCGCAAAATTAAAAAACACTGCTGGATCAAGTTCTCACAAAAGATTTTCTACAAAAACTGTTAATGTTGACTTGAGTGGAACTTACGAAATTAAAATGTGGGTAAAAGCAAGTGCGGGTCAGTTAAGAACAAATTATTATAATCCTGGTTCTAACGGTTATGGAACATATAACAGCTATATTGACTTAGCAACTGCATCAGCTGGTCAATTGGTTATGTTAACACAAACTGTTACTGTTTCAGGGACTACTGATAGTGCTCAATTTATTTTATCGATACATAGTACAGATGGTATTAATGATATTATTGTTGATTCTGTTGTTATTACTAATACAGCACCTCCTGTAGCGACTCCTTATACCATTAATCAAATACAATTTACTACAACGCCTCCTTACGATTCTCCTCACAATACAGAATATGTTCAAACTAGTGGTGTGGTTACTGCTGTTCAATACAATGGTTATTATTTACAAGATGGTAATGGCCCTTGGAATGGTGTATTTGTTTTAGATTTTACTAACATTCCATCTTTAGGAGATGTTGTAACAATTACTGGTACTGTTGACGAATATTTTAACTATACAACCATTAAAAACATTATTAATTACAACGCGGTAGCTGGTGGTACTATTCCAACTCCTCAATCGTTAACAACTTTTGGAGCAAACGATGAACAATACGAAGGTGTTTTAGTAAAAGTTATGAATGCTACTTGTAATGCAGATACTGCTACGAACGGCTTTGGAGAATGGACCATTAATGATGGTTCAGGTGATTTAAGAGTAGACAACAAAATGTATACTTATGCTCCAACAATTTCAACTGCATACAATGTTACTGGTGTTATGGATTATTCTTTCAGTATCTTTAAATTGTTACCAAGAAATGCTGGTGATGTTTCTGTTGCTACTTCTATAGATGAAATTAACGACATCAAAGTATCAGTTTACCCAAATCCAGTTCAAAACCAAATCAATTTTGAATTAAGTACTTCAAACTACGCTGTAAGAATTATTGACATTACAGGTAAAACAATTAGCAATACTACTTCAATTGCTAATAAATTAAAAGTAAATACTAGCTCATTAAACAATGGAATATATTTCTACACTATTTTAAATGATAATGGTAATGTAATTACCACTAACAAATTTATTGTAGCAAAATAA
- the acs gene encoding acetate--CoA ligase, protein MSLQIKTFEEYQNQYNKSINSPEQFWDDIAKIFNWKKDWDKTLEWNFNEPDIKWFINGKLNITENCLDRHVEKTPNKKAIIWEPNNPNENAITLTYKELYEKVCQFANVLKNNGAKKGDRICLYMPMVPELAIATLACARIGAIHSVVFAGFSAKALADRINDATCNIVITSDESYRGDKIIPIKSIVDEALEQTKSVNKAIVLQRTGNQVKMKPTRDVWWHKEIEKAATTCEAEEMDAEDVLFILYTSGSTGQPKGIVHTTGGYMVYTAYSFQNVFQYQENDIYWCTADIGWITGHSYIVYGPLLSGATTVMFEGVPTFPDAGRFWEIVDKHQVNIFYTAPTAIRALEACDISFVNNHKLSSLKVLGSVGEPINVEAWEWYHKNIGKGKIPIVDTWWQTETGGIMISPLANITPLKPAYATLPLPGINPCLVDADGNELVGNNIEGNLCIKFPWPSMLRTIYKDHERCKQTYFSTYKGKYFTGDGCKKDENGMYRITGRVDDVINVSGHRMGTAEVENALNEHPNVVESAVVGFPHNIKGQGIYAYVICTKEVNETEIRTELLAQVTKEIGPIAKPDKIQVVKGLPKTRSGKIMRRILRKIAEGDTSNLGDTSTLLDPSVVDDIKKGAL, encoded by the coding sequence ATGTCATTACAAATAAAAACATTCGAAGAATATCAAAATCAATACAATAAAAGCATCAACTCACCTGAACAATTCTGGGATGATATTGCCAAGATTTTTAATTGGAAAAAAGATTGGGATAAAACCCTAGAATGGAACTTTAATGAGCCTGATATAAAGTGGTTTATTAATGGAAAACTAAATATCACAGAAAACTGTTTAGACAGACATGTAGAAAAAACACCCAACAAAAAAGCAATTATTTGGGAACCAAACAACCCAAACGAAAATGCGATAACCTTAACCTATAAAGAACTGTACGAAAAAGTTTGTCAGTTTGCCAATGTGCTAAAAAACAATGGTGCAAAAAAAGGAGACCGAATATGTCTTTATATGCCCATGGTTCCCGAATTGGCTATTGCAACGTTAGCTTGTGCGCGTATTGGTGCCATTCATTCTGTGGTTTTCGCTGGTTTTTCGGCTAAAGCTTTAGCAGATAGAATAAATGATGCCACATGTAACATTGTCATTACTTCTGATGAATCGTATCGTGGAGATAAAATTATTCCCATAAAAAGTATTGTTGATGAGGCTTTGGAACAAACAAAGTCAGTAAATAAAGCTATTGTGTTACAACGCACTGGAAACCAGGTTAAAATGAAACCAACCAGAGATGTTTGGTGGCACAAAGAAATAGAAAAAGCTGCTACAACTTGTGAAGCTGAAGAAATGGATGCTGAAGATGTTTTATTTATTCTCTACACCTCAGGATCAACTGGACAACCAAAAGGTATTGTCCACACCACAGGAGGTTATATGGTTTATACCGCTTATAGTTTCCAAAATGTATTTCAATATCAAGAAAACGACATTTATTGGTGTACAGCAGATATTGGCTGGATAACTGGTCATTCGTACATTGTTTACGGTCCTTTGTTGTCTGGAGCTACAACAGTAATGTTTGAAGGAGTGCCTACTTTTCCAGATGCTGGTAGGTTTTGGGAAATTGTAGACAAACATCAAGTAAATATTTTTTATACAGCCCCAACAGCCATTAGAGCATTAGAAGCTTGCGACATTTCTTTTGTAAACAACCATAAATTATCATCATTAAAAGTATTGGGTAGTGTTGGAGAACCTATCAATGTTGAAGCTTGGGAATGGTATCATAAAAACATTGGTAAAGGAAAAATCCCTATTGTAGATACGTGGTGGCAAACAGAAACTGGTGGAATAATGATATCGCCACTAGCAAATATAACTCCGTTAAAACCAGCTTATGCCACTCTACCACTCCCAGGAATAAATCCATGTTTAGTTGATGCTGATGGAAATGAATTAGTTGGAAACAACATTGAAGGTAACTTGTGTATAAAATTCCCATGGCCATCCATGTTACGGACTATTTACAAAGATCATGAACGTTGTAAACAAACTTATTTTTCTACCTATAAAGGAAAATATTTTACTGGCGATGGTTGTAAAAAAGACGAAAATGGAATGTACAGAATAACAGGGAGAGTAGATGATGTCATCAATGTCTCTGGACACAGAATGGGAACTGCCGAAGTTGAAAATGCACTCAATGAGCATCCGAATGTTGTTGAGTCAGCAGTAGTTGGATTTCCTCACAACATTAAAGGACAAGGAATTTATGCTTATGTAATTTGTACTAAAGAGGTTAACGAGACAGAAATTAGAACTGAACTTTTAGCACAAGTAACCAAAGAAATTGGACCAATTGCTAAACCCGACAAAATTCAAGTGGTAAAAGGCTTACCAAAAACTAGGTCAGGTAAAATTATGCGACGAATTTTGCGAAAAATAGCCGAAGGTGACACTTCAAATTTAGGTGACACCTCTACTTTACTTGACCCATCTGTAGTTGATGATATTAAGAAGGGGGCATTGTAG
- a CDS encoding ATP-binding protein, with the protein MILRRGHCSVMIKIVITGPESTGKSTLAASLAKHYNVAWVKEYAREYLENIKQPYELNDVLEMAKIQFEKEQEATKNTSTILFLDTDLTVFKVWIKEKYNTAIDWIENEVKQSSDKIFFICDIDIPWQEDPLREHPNLEDRKRIFNRYIQIMEENHFNYHIISGNETTRLKKCIEIIG; encoded by the coding sequence ATGATATTAAGAAGGGGGCATTGTAGTGTAATGATTAAAATAGTTATAACAGGTCCTGAGTCGACTGGAAAATCAACGCTTGCAGCAAGTTTAGCCAAACACTACAATGTAGCTTGGGTAAAGGAATATGCTCGAGAATACTTAGAAAACATCAAGCAACCTTATGAGTTGAATGATGTGTTAGAAATGGCTAAAATTCAGTTTGAAAAAGAACAAGAAGCTACAAAAAACACATCCACCATTTTATTTCTTGATACAGATTTAACCGTTTTTAAAGTCTGGATAAAAGAAAAATACAACACAGCAATAGATTGGATTGAAAACGAAGTAAAGCAATCATCAGATAAAATTTTCTTCATTTGCGATATCGATATTCCTTGGCAGGAAGACCCATTAAGAGAACATCCAAATTTAGAAGACCGAAAACGAATTTTTAATCGGTACATCCAAATAATGGAAGAAAATCATTTTAATTACCACATCATTAGTGGAAATGAAACAACTCGATTAAAAAAATGCATAGAAATTATCGGTTAA
- the infB gene encoding translation initiation factor IF-2 codes for MSDGATVKRLSKVAREFNVGINTLVEFLASKGVQIENNPNSKIDGATYQVLVSEFQSEKSVKEESKKVSIGTQKETIVLEGHDVKKEEKVEEKPVEPVAPPAPKEDELKVVGKIDLAALNLRTRPDKKAKAKDEPIVTPEPEVQKPAVEPVKEEPKSTQREEIETKYEKLSAPKVLGKIELPVEKKFEKKTPAQNNPTDKAGDDNKKKRKRITRKVDLANTPKPTFNKGGHNKGAAGGKVERKAELTEQQIQDQIKETLAKLTGGGSKSKSSKHRRDKRQAVSEQSMIDAEIQAEEKKTLKVTEFVTASEMAKMMDVSVNDIIGACMSLGMFVSINQRLDAETLSIIAEEYGFKVEFVSATEESESLLDVVDDEKDLVERSPIVTVMGHVDHGKTSLLDYIRKANVIAGEAGGITQHIGAYSVELKNGKKVTFLDTPGHEAFTAMRARGAQVTDVVIIVIAADDAVMPQTKEAINHAQAAGVPLIFAINKIDKPGANPDKVREELSQMNILVEEWGGKYQSQEISAKLGKGVEDLLEKVILEAEMLDLKANPNRNAVGTVIESELDKGRGYVSTVLVQTGTMKIGDAILAGCYSGKIKAMFNERGQNIKEAGPASPASILGLNGAPNAGDKFHVMDDEKEARVIAERRLQLQREQGVRTHKHITLDEIGRRLAIGDFKELNVIIKGDVDGSIEALSDSLQKLSTDQVQVNVILKSVGQISESDVMLAAASEAIIIGFQVRPSQSARKLAESEQIDIRLYSIIYDAINEVKDAMEGMLASKFVEKIVATVEIREVFKISKVGSIAGCMVLDGKIERKNKIRLIREGIVVYSGELGSLKRFKDDVKEVAKGYECGLNIANYNDIKENDIIEAYEMVEVKQKL; via the coding sequence ATGTCTGACGGAGCAACAGTAAAACGATTAAGTAAAGTAGCCAGAGAGTTTAACGTAGGTATAAACACATTGGTTGAATTTCTTGCATCAAAAGGTGTTCAGATTGAAAACAATCCAAACTCAAAAATTGATGGGGCTACCTATCAAGTTTTGGTAAGTGAGTTTCAATCTGAAAAAAGTGTAAAAGAAGAGTCTAAAAAAGTTTCTATTGGCACACAAAAAGAAACCATAGTTTTAGAGGGACACGATGTAAAGAAAGAAGAAAAAGTTGAAGAAAAACCAGTAGAACCTGTTGCACCTCCTGCTCCAAAAGAGGATGAATTAAAGGTTGTTGGTAAAATTGATTTAGCTGCTCTTAACCTTAGAACTCGTCCTGATAAAAAGGCCAAAGCAAAAGATGAGCCTATTGTAACTCCTGAGCCTGAAGTTCAGAAACCAGCTGTTGAACCAGTAAAAGAAGAACCAAAATCAACTCAAAGAGAGGAGATTGAAACTAAATATGAGAAGTTATCTGCTCCTAAGGTTTTAGGTAAAATAGAATTGCCTGTTGAGAAAAAATTCGAGAAGAAAACTCCTGCTCAAAACAATCCTACCGATAAAGCGGGCGATGATAATAAGAAGAAAAGAAAACGTATAACTCGTAAAGTTGATTTAGCAAATACACCTAAACCAACATTTAATAAGGGAGGGCATAATAAAGGTGCTGCAGGAGGAAAAGTTGAGCGTAAAGCTGAATTAACCGAACAACAAATACAAGATCAAATAAAAGAAACACTTGCTAAACTAACTGGCGGTGGTAGTAAAAGTAAATCTTCTAAACATAGAAGAGATAAACGTCAGGCTGTTAGTGAACAAAGCATGATAGATGCTGAAATCCAAGCAGAAGAAAAGAAAACACTTAAAGTAACAGAGTTTGTTACAGCAAGTGAAATGGCAAAAATGATGGATGTTAGTGTTAACGACATTATTGGAGCTTGTATGAGTTTAGGAATGTTCGTATCTATCAATCAACGATTAGATGCTGAAACGTTATCAATAATAGCAGAAGAGTACGGTTTTAAAGTAGAATTTGTTTCTGCTACAGAAGAAAGCGAATCGTTATTAGATGTTGTTGATGATGAAAAAGATTTAGTAGAACGTTCGCCAATTGTTACCGTAATGGGTCACGTAGATCACGGTAAAACATCTTTACTGGATTACATCCGTAAAGCAAATGTTATTGCTGGTGAGGCTGGAGGTATCACCCAACATATTGGTGCATATTCGGTAGAATTGAAAAACGGTAAAAAAGTTACTTTCTTGGATACACCAGGTCATGAGGCGTTTACCGCAATGCGTGCCAGAGGTGCTCAAGTAACCGATGTAGTAATTATTGTAATTGCTGCCGATGATGCTGTAATGCCTCAAACCAAAGAGGCAATTAATCACGCTCAAGCTGCTGGTGTTCCATTAATTTTTGCAATCAATAAAATTGATAAGCCAGGTGCAAATCCTGATAAAGTTCGTGAAGAATTATCTCAAATGAATATTTTGGTTGAAGAATGGGGTGGTAAGTACCAGTCTCAAGAAATTTCTGCTAAACTAGGAAAAGGGGTAGAGGATTTGTTAGAAAAAGTTATTTTAGAAGCTGAAATGCTTGATTTAAAAGCTAATCCAAATAGAAATGCTGTTGGTACTGTAATTGAATCTGAATTAGATAAAGGTAGAGGATATGTATCGACAGTTCTTGTTCAAACTGGAACAATGAAAATTGGCGATGCTATTTTAGCGGGTTGTTATAGCGGTAAGATTAAAGCCATGTTTAACGAACGTGGACAAAATATTAAAGAGGCTGGTCCTGCCAGTCCTGCTTCTATTTTAGGTTTAAATGGTGCACCTAACGCTGGTGATAAATTCCACGTTATGGATGACGAAAAAGAAGCTCGTGTTATTGCTGAAAGAAGGTTGCAATTACAAAGAGAACAAGGTGTTCGTACGCACAAACACATTACCCTTGATGAGATTGGAAGAAGACTTGCAATTGGCGACTTTAAAGAGCTTAATGTAATTATTAAAGGTGACGTGGATGGTTCTATCGAAGCATTGTCTGATTCGTTACAAAAATTATCAACCGACCAAGTACAAGTTAATGTAATTCTTAAATCTGTAGGACAAATTAGTGAGTCTGACGTAATGTTAGCGGCAGCTTCTGAAGCTATTATTATTGGTTTCCAAGTTCGTCCATCTCAAAGTGCACGTAAACTAGCCGAAAGTGAGCAAATTGATATTAGATTGTATTCTATCATTTACGATGCAATTAACGAGGTTAAAGACGCTATGGAAGGCATGTTGGCTTCTAAATTTGTAGAAAAAATTGTTGCAACCGTTGAAATTAGAGAAGTATTCAAAATTTCTAAAGTGGGAAGTATTGCTGGTTGTATGGTGTTGGATGGTAAAATTGAACGAAAAAATAAAATACGTTTAATTAGAGAAGGTATTGTTGTTTATTCTGGCGAACTAGGCTCGTTAAAACGTTTTAAAGACGATGTTAAAGAAGTAGCTAAAGGTTACGAGTGTGGTTTAAATATTGCTAATTACAACGATATTAAAGAAAACGATATTATTGAGGCTTACGAAATGGTTGAAGTAAAACAAAAACTGTAA
- a CDS encoding DUF1801 domain-containing protein codes for MAELKTKKNQASVEAFINLVEHEGKRKDAFEILEMMATITNEEPKMWGTSIIGFGDVRYKYASGREGDWFKVGFSPRKANVSLYLMGCDISKADSILSRLGKYKTGKGCLYINKLADIDKNVLKELIKEAYENGHIGTEQH; via the coding sequence ATGGCAGAACTTAAAACAAAAAAGAACCAGGCAAGCGTTGAAGCATTTATTAATTTAGTTGAACACGAAGGCAAACGAAAAGACGCTTTTGAAATACTGGAAATGATGGCAACCATTACCAACGAAGAACCTAAAATGTGGGGGACCAGTATTATTGGTTTTGGCGATGTACGTTATAAATATGCTAGTGGTCGTGAGGGTGATTGGTTTAAAGTAGGTTTTTCGCCACGTAAAGCAAACGTTTCTTTGTATTTAATGGGTTGCGATATTTCTAAAGCTGATAGTATTTTAAGCCGATTAGGAAAATACAAAACAGGCAAAGGTTGTTTGTACATCAACAAATTAGCCGATATTGATAAAAATGTGCTGAAAGAACTGATTAAAGAAGCTTATGAAAATGGGCATATTGGAACCGAACAGCATTAA
- a CDS encoding TonB-dependent receptor has product MKKIIFLATVLFTSLNSFAQFSVYGTIQDSLSNPVVGATIKIMDTYKGTASDNNGNYKINGIKTPSFLLEISFIGYETQQISIDNLTADRELNIILKEAQLTLDELVVSATRVKENSPIAHTNINYQDIEKNNLGQDIPFLLQNSVSMVSTSDAGAGVGYTGFRLRGSDATRINVTVNGIPINDAESQGTYWVNMPDFASSTENIQIQRGVGASTNGGASFGGTVNLQTTTLKEKSYGEIATSYGSFNTQKYTAKMGTGLINNHWAFDARASYIKSDGYIDRATSDLKSYYLSGGYYSKKSSLKLIYFAGKEVTYQSWWGTPESRITGNKTDMETHASNNGLDSVQTYNLLNSGRTYNYYQYSNEVDNYGQDHAQLLFTHQFNNHFSANVNLHYTYGRGYYEQYRKDDAFANYGLNDLMLNSDTITSTDLIRRRWLDNHFYGTTYSLNYKNANLSVILGGGYNNYDGRHFGELIWMRFANNTGKGYRYYDNDANKKDFNSFLKVDYLVGEKLTLFADLQVRTIDYSTKGKDNNLTMINIDTNFVFVNPKGGLNYQINTKIRAYASVSIGNREPVRTDFIDNPADKQPKHETMIDYEGGVEAKFKKVLLQGNFYYMDYQNQLILTGELNDVGSSIRTNVDRSYRTGIELIGSFLISKKVMMNLNTTISQNKIDNFTEVLYDYTNGYDVVENKYTNTDIAFSPNVIVAAGVEYKPVKALSLLLQTKYVGKQFLDNTSNAKRALDVYQTVDGRLSYSIYPKKMREISFNLLVNNLFNTLYSSNGYTYSYMYDGLITENFYYPQAGTNFLMGLTFKF; this is encoded by the coding sequence ATGAAAAAAATTATTTTTTTGGCGACCGTACTATTTACATCGTTAAATAGTTTCGCCCAATTTTCCGTTTACGGAACAATTCAAGATTCATTGTCGAACCCCGTTGTTGGTGCAACCATAAAAATTATGGACACTTACAAAGGAACAGCTTCCGACAACAATGGAAATTACAAAATCAACGGCATTAAAACACCTTCCTTTCTGTTGGAAATTAGTTTTATTGGTTATGAAACTCAACAAATTTCTATCGATAATTTAACTGCCGACAGAGAGTTAAACATCATTTTAAAAGAAGCTCAACTAACACTAGACGAATTAGTAGTTTCTGCAACCAGGGTTAAAGAAAATTCGCCCATTGCACACACCAACATCAACTATCAAGACATTGAAAAAAACAATTTAGGTCAGGACATTCCTTTTTTGCTGCAAAATTCTGTTTCAATGGTTTCTACCAGCGATGCTGGAGCGGGAGTTGGATACACGGGTTTTCGCTTAAGAGGCTCTGATGCTACTCGTATAAATGTAACCGTTAACGGCATTCCAATTAACGATGCCGAATCGCAAGGAACGTATTGGGTAAACATGCCCGATTTTGCTTCGAGCACTGAAAACATTCAAATTCAACGAGGTGTTGGCGCATCAACCAATGGTGGTGCATCATTTGGAGGAACGGTAAACTTGCAGACTACCACACTTAAAGAAAAATCATATGGAGAAATAGCTACTTCCTATGGTTCGTTCAACACCCAAAAATATACTGCAAAAATGGGAACAGGTTTAATCAATAACCATTGGGCTTTTGATGCTCGTGCTTCATACATCAAATCTGATGGGTATATAGATAGAGCTACTTCCGACTTAAAAAGCTATTACTTATCGGGAGGTTATTACAGTAAAAAATCATCGTTAAAACTGATTTATTTTGCAGGTAAAGAAGTTACTTACCAATCGTGGTGGGGAACTCCAGAAAGTAGAATTACTGGCAACAAAACAGACATGGAAACCCATGCCTCAAACAATGGATTAGACTCTGTTCAAACCTACAATTTATTGAATTCGGGTAGAACTTACAACTACTATCAATACAGTAATGAGGTTGATAATTACGGACAAGACCACGCACAATTGTTGTTTACTCATCAATTCAATAATCACTTTTCGGCAAACGTTAACTTGCATTATACTTATGGTAGAGGATATTACGAACAATACCGAAAAGACGATGCTTTTGCAAATTATGGTTTAAACGATTTGATGTTGAATTCTGACACCATTACTTCAACCGATTTAATTAGAAGACGTTGGTTAGACAACCATTTTTATGGTACAACCTATAGTTTAAATTATAAAAATGCTAACCTATCGGTTATATTGGGTGGTGGTTACAACAATTACGATGGTCGCCATTTTGGAGAACTAATTTGGATGCGTTTTGCAAACAATACGGGTAAAGGATATCGTTATTACGACAACGATGCCAACAAAAAAGATTTTAATTCGTTTTTAAAAGTGGATTATTTAGTGGGTGAAAAACTTACTTTATTTGCTGATTTGCAAGTTAGAACCATTGATTATTCAACCAAAGGGAAAGACAACAATTTAACGATGATTAACATCGATACCAATTTTGTGTTTGTTAATCCGAAAGGTGGGTTGAATTACCAAATCAATACAAAAATTAGAGCTTATGCCTCGGTAAGCATTGGAAACAGAGAACCTGTACGTACCGACTTTATTGATAACCCAGCTGACAAACAACCGAAACACGAAACCATGATAGATTACGAAGGTGGTGTTGAAGCAAAATTTAAGAAAGTTTTGTTGCAAGGAAACTTCTATTACATGGATTACCAAAACCAATTGATACTTACTGGTGAGTTAAACGATGTGGGCTCTTCTATCAGAACCAATGTGGACAGAAGTTACCGCACAGGTATTGAGTTGATAGGTAGCTTTTTGATAAGCAAAAAAGTGATGATGAATTTAAACACCACCATTTCGCAAAACAAAATTGACAATTTTACTGAAGTACTTTACGATTATACCAACGGTTATGATGTGGTGGAGAACAAGTACACCAATACCGATATTGCATTTTCTCCAAATGTAATTGTAGCTGCAGGTGTGGAATACAAACCAGTAAAAGCATTGAGCTTATTGCTACAAACCAAATACGTAGGTAAACAATTTTTAGACAATACCAGCAATGCCAAAAGAGCTTTAGATGTTTACCAAACGGTTGACGGACGATTGAGCTATAGTATTTACCCAAAAAAGATGAGAGAAATTTCGTTTAATTTATTGGTAAACAACTTGTTTAATACACTCTATAGCAGCAATGGCTATACGTATAGCTACATGTACGATGGTTTAATTACAGAAAACTTTTATTACCCACAAGCAGGAACCAACTTCTTGATGGGCTTAACATTTAAATTTTAG